In Procambarus clarkii isolate CNS0578487 chromosome 25, FALCON_Pclarkii_2.0, whole genome shotgun sequence, the following proteins share a genomic window:
- the LOC138368500 gene encoding uncharacterized protein: MVLTRVVLTSSLTMVLTRVVLTSSLTVVLTRVVLTSSLTVVLTRVVLTSSLTMVLTRVVLTSSLTMVLTRVVLSSSLTMVLTRVVLTSSLTMVLTRVVLTSSLTMVLTRVVLTSSLTMVLTRVVLTSLTIVLTRVVLTSSLTMVLTRVVLTSSLTMVLTRVVLTSLTIVLTRVVLTSSLTVVLTRVVLTSSLTMVLTRVVLTSSLTMVLTRVVLTSSLTMVLTRVVLTSSLTMVLTRVVLTSSLTMVLTRVVLTSSLTVVLTRVVLTSSLTMVLTRVVLTSSLTVVLTRVVLTSSLTMVLTRVVLTSSLTMVLTRVVLTSSLTMVLTRVVLTSSLTMVLTVSC; this comes from the coding sequence atggTCCTGACCCGTGTCGTGctgacctcctccctcaccatggTCCTGACCCGTGTCGTGCTGACCTCCTCCCTCACCGTGGTCCTGACCCGTGTCGTGCTGACCTCCTCCCTCACCGTGGTCCTGACCCGTGTCGTGctgacctcctccctcaccatggTCCTGACCCGTGTCGTGctgacctcctccctcaccatggTCCTGACCCGTGTCGTGCtgtcctcctccctcaccatggTCCTGACCCGTGTCGtgctcacctcctccctcaccatggTCCTGACCCGTGTCGtgctcacctcctccctcaccatggTCCTGACCCGTGTCGtgctcacctcctccctcaccatggTCCTGACCCGTGTCGTGCTGACCTCCCTCACTATAGTCCTGACCCGTGTCGtgctcacctcctccctcaccatggTCCTGACCCGTGTCGTGctgacctcctccctcaccatggTCCTGACCCGTGTCGTGCTGACCTCCCTCACTATAGTCCTGACCCGTGTCGtgctcacctcctccctcaccgTGGTCCTGACCCGTGTCGTGctgacctcctccctcaccatggTCCTGACCCGTGTCGTGctgacctcctccctcaccatggTCCTGACCCGTGTCGtgctcacctcctccctcaccatggTCCTGACCCGTGTCGtgctcacctcctccctcaccatggTCCTGACCCGTGTCGtgctcacctcctccctcaccatggTCCTGACCCGTGTCGTGCTGACCTCCTCCCTCACCGTGGTCCTGACCCGTGTCGTGctgacctcctccctcaccatggTCCTGACCCGTGTCGTGCTGACCTCCTCCCTCACCGTGGTCCTGACCCGTGTCGTGctgacctcctccctcaccatggTCCTGACCCGTGTCGTGctgacctcctccctcaccatggTCCTGACCCGTGTCGtgctcacctcctccctcaccatggTCCTGACCCGTGTCGtgctcacctcctccctcaccatggTCCTGACCGTGTCGTGctga